Part of the Ruania alba genome is shown below.
CAGGCGGGGCGCAGGGCCGTTCCGCCGACCGCATCGGAGAGGGACACTGCCCCGTCCGGCAGAGCCACGCCGGCGCCGATGCCGGCGAGCCGGTCGGACTCCCAGGACGCGAACTGGGTGTCCCAGTCGCTCACAGCGGCCTCATGCTCGGCCTGCTGTCGGTTCTCCCGGACGACCAGGACGATCACCACCGCCGCGACGGCGAGGGCCGCTACCACCGCCACAGTCACCCGGGAACGCAGGTTGGAGTTGGCACGCACACCGATCACCGTAGCGCGGGAGTGTCGAGCCAGCCGCCCACCGGTGAGAGACTGAGCGTATGACCGACCCCGAGGCGACCACCCCTGATCCCGCCCCGTCGGACGCGCAGGACATGCGGGACCGCGGCGCGTTCACCCGCTACCGGATCATGGCGTTTGTGACCGGCGGCATGCTGCTGCTGCTCTGCCTGGAGATGATCCTCAAATACGTCGTCAAGGTGAACGGCGTCGACGTCAACGGCGACGCCCTGCCCGTGATCGGGTCCTGGGTGGCGTTCGTGCACGGATGGATCTACGTGGTCTACGCCGTCACGGTGTTCGACCTGTGGAGCCGGATGCGGTGGAGCTTCGGCCGGATCGCCCTGCTCATCGCCGGCGGTGTGATCCCGGTGCTCTCCTTCGTGATGGAGCAGAAGGCGCACGGCTGGGTGGAGCACACCCTCGCGGCGCGGCAGACCGCGGACTGAACGCTGGCAGGCGGCGCCGTCGGCGGCCATTATCCTGCTGTGGTGAGCGCACCCACCTCCCCCTCCACGCCCCGGCCCGTGCTTGTCGTCGACTTCGGCGCGCAGTACGCCCAGCTCATCGCCCGCCGGGTGCGCGAGGCGCACGTGTTCTCCGTGATCGTGCCGCACACGATGCCGGTGCCCGACATGCTCGCCAAGGACCCGGCCGCCATCATCCTCTCCGGCGGACCCGCGTCCGTGTACGCCGAGGGAGCGCCCTCGGTCGACCCGGCCCTCTTCGAGGCCGGGGTCCCGGTACTCGGCATCTGCTACGGCTTCCAGGCGATGGCCCGGGCGCTCGGCGGCACCGTCGCGCACACCGGGACCCGGGAGTACGGCGGCACCACGGTGAACGTGGACGAGGCCGGCACCCTGCTGCACGGGTGCGGCCAGGCGCAGACCACCTGGATGAGCCACGGCGATGCGGTGCACGAGGCACCGGCAGGGTTCCAGGTGCTGGCCACCTCGCCGGGGTCGCCCGTGGCGGCCTTCGAGCACGTCGAGCGCCGGCTGCACGGCATGCAGTGGCATCCCGAGGTGAAGCACTCCGAGCGGGGCCAGCAGGCACTGGAGAACTTCCTCTATCGCGCCGCGGGTATCGAGCCGAACTGGACGGCCGGGAACGTGATCGCCGATCAGATCGCCGCGATCCGTGACCAGGTCGGGGACGCGAAGGTCATCTGCGCGCTCTCCGGCGGGGTGGACTCCTCCGTGGCGGCGGCGCTGGTGCAGCAAGCCATCGGTGACCAGCTCACCTGCGTGTTCGTCGACCATGGGCTGTTGCGCACCGGTGAGGCCGAGCAGGTGGAGACCGACTTCGTGGCCGCCACCGGGGTCAAGCTCAAGGTGGTCGACGCCGAGCAGCGCTTCCTCACCGCACTGGCCGGGGTGAGCGACCCGGAGACCAAGCGCAAGATCATCGGCCGCGAGTTCATCCGTGTGTTCGAGGATGCTGCCCGTGAGGTGGTCGCTACGGAAGGAGAGGGGGGCGGGGAGGTCAAGTTCCTCGTTCAGGGCACCCTCTACCCGGACGTGGTCGAATCCGGCGGCGGTGAGGGCGCCGCGAACATCAAGTCCCACCACAATGTCGGCGGGCTCCCGGACGACCTGCAGTTCGCGTTGATCGAGCCGCTGCGCACCCTCTTCAAGGACGAGGTGCGCGCCGTCGGGCTCGAGCTCGGCGTGCCCGAGGCGATCGTCTGGCGCCAGCCGTTCCCCGGGCCGGGGCTGGGCATCAGGATCGTCGGTGAGGTGACCGCTGAGCGGCTCGAGACGCTCCGCGGCGCGGATCTGATCGCCCGGGAGGAGCTCACCGCTGCGGGTCTGGACCGCGAGATCTGGCAGTGCCCGGTGGTACTGCTCGCCGATGTGCGCTCGGTGGGCGTGCAGGGCGATGGTCGTACTTACGGCCACCCGGTCGTGCTGCGCCCGGTCTCCTCCGACGACGCGATGACCGCCGACTGGACCCGCGTGCCCTACGACGTGCTCGCGCGGATCTCCACCCGGATCACCAACGAGGTGCCCGACGTGAACCGGGTGACGGTGGATGTGACCAGCAAGCCGCCGGGCACCATCGAGTGGGAGTAGTCCTCTGACCGCACCCAGTTGAGGGGGCCATCGTGCGCATCGTCCATGTCTCCGACTGCTACGCGCCGCGCGTGGGTGGGATCGAGAGTCAGGTCGCCGACCTTGCTGCGCACCAGGTGAGCCAGGGGCACGCCGTGCACGTGCTCACCGCCACCGCGGCAGAGACGGGCACCACCACGCTGGGCCGGTACCGGGAGACGATCACCGAGCCGTCCGGGGTGCGGGTGCACCGGATCGCCTCCCCGGTCTCCCTCGGCCTGCCGGTGCACCCGCGCGGGCAGGCGTTGATCCGCCGCGCGTTGGCGCTGCTGGAACCGGACGTGGTGCACGTGCACGCCGGCGTGGTCTCCCCGTTCGCCCACGACGGCGCCCGTGCGGCTCGGGCGGCGGG
Proteins encoded:
- a CDS encoding DUF3817 domain-containing protein translates to MTDPEATTPDPAPSDAQDMRDRGAFTRYRIMAFVTGGMLLLLCLEMILKYVVKVNGVDVNGDALPVIGSWVAFVHGWIYVVYAVTVFDLWSRMRWSFGRIALLIAGGVIPVLSFVMEQKAHGWVEHTLAARQTAD
- the guaA gene encoding glutamine-hydrolyzing GMP synthase, whose amino-acid sequence is MSAPTSPSTPRPVLVVDFGAQYAQLIARRVREAHVFSVIVPHTMPVPDMLAKDPAAIILSGGPASVYAEGAPSVDPALFEAGVPVLGICYGFQAMARALGGTVAHTGTREYGGTTVNVDEAGTLLHGCGQAQTTWMSHGDAVHEAPAGFQVLATSPGSPVAAFEHVERRLHGMQWHPEVKHSERGQQALENFLYRAAGIEPNWTAGNVIADQIAAIRDQVGDAKVICALSGGVDSSVAAALVQQAIGDQLTCVFVDHGLLRTGEAEQVETDFVAATGVKLKVVDAEQRFLTALAGVSDPETKRKIIGREFIRVFEDAAREVVATEGEGGGEVKFLVQGTLYPDVVESGGGEGAANIKSHHNVGGLPDDLQFALIEPLRTLFKDEVRAVGLELGVPEAIVWRQPFPGPGLGIRIVGEVTAERLETLRGADLIAREELTAAGLDREIWQCPVVLLADVRSVGVQGDGRTYGHPVVLRPVSSDDAMTADWTRVPYDVLARISTRITNEVPDVNRVTVDVTSKPPGTIEWE